A portion of the Thermodesulfobacteriota bacterium genome contains these proteins:
- the xth gene encoding exodeoxyribonuclease III, which translates to MKIATWNVNSVRARLDHLLRWLDRAKPDVLCLQELKVQDADFPFDPLREAGYFAAVAGQKTYNGVAVLARDAPADPVVGLAHLPADHPLNAQRRLLAATVENVRVLSLYLPNGEAVGSEKYAFKLAFFRELRAYLDRECSPQAPLILCGDFNVAPEARDVYDPEGWEGSVLCSAPERAALEELRAFGFTDCFRRHHEEGGRYSWWDYRGGGYWKNQGLRIDHLWTTPPLAARCTASDVDETPRKWKKPSDHAPVWAEFGPAG; encoded by the coding sequence GTGAAGATCGCCACGTGGAACGTCAACTCGGTGCGGGCGCGGCTCGACCACCTGTTGCGCTGGCTCGACCGCGCGAAGCCTGACGTCCTTTGCCTCCAGGAGCTCAAGGTCCAGGACGCGGACTTCCCCTTCGACCCCCTGCGGGAAGCCGGCTACTTCGCGGCCGTGGCGGGGCAGAAGACCTACAACGGCGTCGCGGTGCTCGCCCGCGACGCGCCCGCCGATCCCGTCGTCGGCCTGGCCCACCTGCCCGCCGACCACCCCCTGAATGCCCAGCGGCGGCTCTTGGCGGCCACGGTGGAGAACGTGCGCGTGCTCTCGCTCTACCTTCCCAACGGGGAGGCCGTGGGAAGCGAGAAGTACGCCTTCAAGCTGGCCTTCTTTCGGGAGTTGCGCGCCTACCTCGACCGGGAGTGCTCCCCGCAAGCCCCCCTCATCCTGTGCGGCGACTTCAACGTGGCGCCCGAGGCCCGGGATGTCTACGACCCCGAGGGCTGGGAAGGCAGCGTGCTCTGCTCGGCGCCCGAGCGCGCAGCCCTGGAGGAGCTTCGCGCCTTCGGGTTCACGGACTGCTTTCGCCGGCACCACGAGGAGGGGGGGCGTTACTCCTGGTGGGACTACCGGGGCGGGGGGTACTGGAAGAACCAGGGCCTGCGGATCGACCACCTCTGGACCACCCCACCGCTCGCCGCCCGATGCACCGCGAGCGACGTGGACGAAACCCCCCGCAAGTGGAAGAAGCCCTCCGACCACGCCCCCGTGTGGGCCGAGTTCGGGCCGGCGGGTTGA